In Erigeron canadensis isolate Cc75 chromosome 1, C_canadensis_v1, whole genome shotgun sequence, a single window of DNA contains:
- the LOC122582392 gene encoding aspartic proteinase nepenthesin-1, whose translation MLVIIILLTFIHICHSAVINPNNHHSAVISSGDHHFLKLPLHHINPLQTPSDAVISDSARLSVLLATLHRHPNLPLTSGAYAGAGQYFVTLHLGTPPQPLLLIADTGSDLIWVACSACRNDCNATRPPHSAFLARHSGSFCLHHCYDPACRLVPKPRPVGACNITRLHSPCRYEYSYADGSITNGFFAKETTSFNSTTGKLLQHDSLAFGCGFKISGPSVSGPSFNGAQGVMGLGRGPISFVTQLGRRFGDKFSYCLKDYTVAPPPTSYLMIGTNDRNPKMRYTPLTTNPLSSTFYYIGVQNVYVDNVKVRISPSVWDLDKMGNGGTIVDSGTTLTFLPDIAYRRILTAFRRRVNLPIPEGSPPNFDLCYNVSGINQRLSLPKLSFKLVGNSVFSPPFGNYFIDTAEDVKCLALQPVTSPGGFSVIGNLMQQGFLFEFDIGRSRLGFSRSGCSKSR comes from the coding sequence ATGCTTGTTATAATTATACTCCTTACATTTATTCACATCTGCCATTCCGCCGTCATAAACCCAAACAACCACCACTCCGCCGTCATCAGCTCCGGAGACCACCATTTCCTAAAACTCCCTCTCCACCACATTAACCCTCTCCAAACCCCTTCCGACGCCGTAATCTCTGACTCGGCCCGCCTCTCCGTCCTCCTCGCCACCCTCCACCGCCACCCCAACCTTCCCCTGACCTCCGGCGCCTACGCCGGCGCTGGACAATACTTTGTTACTCTCCATTTGGGTACCCCACCACAACCTCTTCTTCTCATTGCTGACACTGGCTCCGATCTCATTTGGGTCGCTTGTTCTGCTTGCCGGAATGACTGCAATGCCACCCGACCTCCACATTCTGCATTTTTAGCACGACACTCCGGGTCATTCTGTCTTCATCATTGTTATGACCCGGCGTGTCGCCTTGTTCCCAAACCCCGCCCTGTAGGCGCGTGCAACATCACGCGCCTGCATTCCCCATGCCGGTATGAGTACTCATACGCGGATGGGTCTATAACTAACGGGTTTTTCGCCAAAGAAACGACATCTTTTAACTCCACCACTGGAAAATTACTACAACATGATAGTTTAGCCTTTGGATGTGGATTTAAAATATCGGGGCCAAGTGTATCTGGCCCCAGTTTTAATGGGGCGCAAGGGGTAATGGGCCTAGGTCGTGGGCCTATTTCCTTTGTTACCCAACTTGGGCGGCGGTTTGGTGACAAGTTCTCTTATTGTTTGAAAGATTACACCGTCGCACCGCCGCCAACGAGTTACCTTATGATCGGTACCAATGATCGAAATCCAAAAATGCGATACACGCCATTGACAACAAACCCATTATCGTCTACTTTTTACTACATTGGTGTTCAAAATGTGTATGTAGATAATGTGAAAGTACGAATAAGCCCTTCGGTTTGGGACCTTGATAAAATGGGAAATGGTGGTACGATAGTTGACTCAGGGACCACCCTCACCTTCTTACCGGATATCGCCTACCGTCGTATTTTGACCGCCTTTCGAAGACGCGTGAATTTGCCAATCCCTGAAGGATCGCCACCAAATTTTGATCTTTGTTATAATGTATCGGGTATCAATCAAAGACTGAGTTTACCCAAGCTGAGTTTCAAACTCGTTGGCAACTCGGTATTTTCGCCACCATTTGGGAATTACTTTATTGACACAGCCGAAGACGTAAAATGCTTGGCATTGCAGCCGGTGACATCACCCGGTGGATTTTCTGTAATCGGGAACCTAATGCAACAAGGATTTTTGTTCGAGTTTGATATTGGTAGATCAAGATTAGGTTTTTCACGTTCAGGTTGTTCCAAATCGAGATAA